The following proteins are co-located in the Besnoitia besnoiti strain Bb-Ger1 chromosome Unknown contig00007, whole genome shotgun sequence genome:
- a CDS encoding uncharacterized protein (encoded by transcript BESB_073840) produces MSPAYCNGGGEETRRRRRGSDDESERSQAGGKGECYLESFCLQDAFRDFQSRVPLKKLVSAQHAHRIWQWYELCGPEADGDSPLLIYSSPVVFLHGVNGTAAIYFQQLQALAEKGYRVLSVQWPALSSLASFLSSFDEFLTHILASPSAAARAARPRPGQAAGPSGLPAHSSSAPDRLSSHFDSVASAAACDEAACASARKQSRGIHLFGAGLGGLLCLYFAQRRPEMVSSVIVCNSFLNAAFLLGALAPLRGVFSPMFHLLPHAALRKIIIDTYFSAGRPSVYVENGVRTPGQPGEGDDEFPERIVWADESRSGSERYETSGGFWVVPREDMQTRNSKEFLICNLDAISAKDLAARLALQMSIGSSTPLQTTPEKMLIIQSLDAQVPADVAEELRNFCPGAKVAEIRDGGQFPFLSRPEEVTLHVQVHLRSCGLFPDRHVIQRQVSKASRDSWGSQEGLCASRQASRGSPASFRNSSGATQAHMRAALAPSPAVPQPPALGAWASAGDAPLSQGASALLSRELTRSASTSSDGGDDDRRERGEASREETRLQGKFADDEFAAQERWARRTWRNPFRDSD; encoded by the exons ATGTCGCCTGCATACTGCAACGGAGGTGGGGAGGAGacccgccgcaggcgccgggggTCGGATGACGAAAGCGAGCGAAGCCAGGCAGGCGGAAAGGGAGAGTGCTACCTGGAAAGCTTCTGTCTCCAGGACGCCTTTCGAGACTTCCAGAGCCGCGTCCCTTTAAAGAAACTCGTCAGCGC GCAACACGCTCACCGCATTTGGCAGTGGTATGAGCTGTGTGGCCccgaggcagacggcgacagTCCGTTGCTGATTTACTCCTCTCCGGTCGTTTTCCTCCACGGCGTCAACGGCACTGCGGCGATCTACTTCCaacagctgcaggcgctcgccgaaaag GGCTACCGCGTGCTGTCGGTCCAGTGGCCtgcgctgtcttctctcgcctcgttcctctcctccttcgACGAATTCCTCACGCATATTCTAGCCTcaccttcggcggcggcgcgcgcggcgcgcccgcgccctgggcaggcggcgggcccTTCGGGGCTGCCGGCGCATTCTTCCTCAGCGCCGGATCGGCTGTCTTCGCACTTCGACTCggtggcgtctgcagctgcgtgcgacgaggcggcctgcgcgtcggcgcgcaaGCAGTCGCGCGGCATTCACCTCTTTGGCGCCGGTCTCGGCGGGCTCCTCTGTCTGTACTTTGCGCAGCGCAGACCTGAGATGGTTTCGAGCGTCATCGTCTGCAACTCGTTCCTGAACGCCGCGTTCCTgctcggcgcgctcgcgcccctccgcggcgtgtTCTCGCCGATGTTCCATCTTTTGCcacacgcggcgctgcggaaaaTCATCATCGACACCTACTTTTCCGCCGGGCGCCCGTCGGTCTACGTGGAGAACGGCGTCCGTACGCCAGGGCAGcccggcgagggagacgacgagtTCCCTGAGCGCATCGTCTGGGCAGACGAATCTCGCTCAGGCAGCGAGCGCTACGAGACAAGCGGGGGCTTCTGGGTCGTCCCCCGCGAAGATATGCAAACCCGAAACAGCAAAGAGTTCCTGATCTGCAATCTAGACGCCATCAGCGCCAAGGACCTCGCCGCCCGACTCGC TCTGCAGATGTCAATCGGATCTTCTACGCCCCTTCAGACGACCCCGGAGAAGATGCTCATTATCCAGTCTCTCGACGCACAGGTTCCGGCGGACGTGGCTGAAGAGCTTCGGAATTT CTGCCCAGGCGCGAAGGTCGCGGAGatccgcgacggcggccagTTCCCCTTTCTGTCGCGGCCGGAGGAAGTGACGCTGCATGTGCAGGTTCACCTGCGGAGTTGCGGGCTGTTCCCCGACAGGCATGTTATTCAGCGGCAGGTCTCCAAGGCCTCGCGGGACTCGTGGGGGAGCCAGGAGGGCCTTTGCGCCTCCCGGCAGGCATCGCGCGGCTCACCCGCTTCCTTCAGGAACTCGTCGGGGGCGACTCAGGCGCACATGCGGGCGgccctcgcgccttcgccggcggtgcctcagcctccggcgctcggcgcctgggcgtccgcaggcgacgccccCTTGTCGCAGGGCGCAAGTGCGCTGCTGAGCCGCGAGCTCACGAGGAGCGCCTCGACGAGCTCCGACGGCGGAGATGACGACcgtcgcgagcgcggcgaggcgtcgcgcgaggagacgcggctgcagggGAAGTTTGCTGACGATGAGTTCGCAGCACAGGAACGGTGGGCGCGGAGAACCTGGAGGAACCCTTTCAGAGACTCGGACTGA
- a CDS encoding uncharacterized protein (encoded by transcript BESB_073850) produces the protein MSHLGLGVPPAGGAGDAPYVDFSPISDEGDPASHSPTFSSAAAPAGESFLSDSSFSAVPSPSPPALGAASTAGPSSVYTPQLKGSASLSFSPPSSLPLLGLPFSCSLAAPPPWQAPAASASSAPFLGASFPLASFPQLAPPAASTAPGPPAAAAFAPEAPPSVASDAAPLLGGSTASCLAALREQFGKQSRQAAGSPSTPQAERLAEACSRAAGDEEPFPEKSMRHQLRRLDNRQAAIEMLANFLQPYVASEAERLVAIFAEEAQRPSALPITRLSIFYLFHHLLHQPLASPSPPGSSFPPEVSGGEHEAALVAKLPPRRSKRLGDLGYYVFLIPLVQMLPQFPPQLVEKVLRCCCISAERGFYTPEALRHLLSFIPLASVSVASNLAEIHPLLPSFLHPSKLAKKPSLASAPLLHERGGAHGFCFSCRSLLQLPALRCLLKTPSVTKGIAYARSKLAELPFAAAPAADVPTLLLPPASSSTSFALSPPPAVLSTNLFAGLPAGQLTECSAALDRATRLTGQEFILLQSSLLDLAAILQCLHEDFVRLSGSITATTAALAEPAAASLPSPSARRARRPSSRERDRDAREKGKEEKRKTGGEPVVAGAEIKKPRSERQ, from the exons ATGTCTCACCTGGGATTAGGCGTGCCGCCTGCGggtggcgcaggcgacgcgccgtaTGTGGACTTCAGCCCGATATCGGATGAAGGCGATCCGGCTTCCCACTCGCCGACAttttcctctgcggccgcccctGCGGGCGAGTCATTTTTGAGCGATTCCTCGTTTTCTGCGGTTCcatcgccgtcgccccccgcgctcggcgctgcgtcgaCTGCCGGTCCCTCGAGCGTCTATACACCTCAGCTGAagggcagcgcctcgctgtccttctcgcctccttcttcgctgccgctgcttgGATTGCCCTTCTCCTGTTCGcttgcggcgccgcctccgtggcaagcacccgccgcctccgcgtcctctgcgccgttcCTCGGCGCGTCCTTTCCGCTCGCCTCTTtcccgcagctcgcgccgcccgctgcttCCACGGCGCcggggccgccggcggccgccgcctttgCCCCCGAagcgcctccctccgtcgccagcgacgctgcgccgctgctgggTGGCAGCACTGcgagctgcctcgcggcgcttcgtgAACAGTTTGGCAAGCAGAGCCGCCAAGCCGCAGGCAGCCCAAGCACTCCGCAAGCCGAACGCCTGGCGGAGGCCTGCTCCCGGGCcgccggagacgaagagccCTTCCCCGAAAAATCCATGCGCcaccagctgcggcgcctcgacaACCGCCAG GCGGCGATCGAGATGCTGGCGAACTTCCTCCAGCCTTACGTCGCGTCGGAGGCTGAGCGTTTGGTCGCGAtcttcgcggaggaggcgcagcggcccaGTGCCTTGCCCATCACGCGGCTCTCTATTTTCTATCTTTTTCACCATCTGCTGCATCAGCCGCTCGCgagcccgtcgcctccgggCAGCAGCTTTCCGCCGGAAGTTTCCGGCGGGGAGCATGAGGCCGCGCTTGTGGCAAAACttccgccgcgaagaagcaaACGACTCGGCGACCTCGGCTACTACGTCTTCCTCATTCCCCTTGTACAGATG CTACCTCAGtttccgccgcagctcgtTGAGAAAgtcctccgctgctgctgtaTCTCGGCCGAGCGCGGGTTCTACACGCCTGAGGCCCTGCGGCATTTGCTTTCGTTTATCCCTTTGGCGAGTGTGTCAGTCGCGTCGAATCTCGCAGAAATTCATCCGCTGCTGCCCAGCTTCCTCCACCCCTCTAAGTtggcgaagaagccgagtctggcttccgcgccgctgctccacgagcgaggcggcgcccacggcttctgcttctcctgccgctcgctgctTCAGCTCCCCGCCCTACGCTGCCTCTTGAAGACGCCTAGTGTCACAAAG GGCATCGCCTATGCGCGATCCAAGCTCGCCGAGCtccccttcgcggcggcgcccgctgcggacgTCCCCAcgctccttcttccgccggcgtcgtcctccacgTCCTtcgccctgtctccgcctcccgcggTGCTCTCCACGAATCTCTTCGCGGGCCTACCGGCAGGGCAGCTGACGGAGTGCAGCGCGGCACTAGACAGAGCCACTCGCCTCACAG GGCAGGAGTTCATTCTGCTGCAGTCTTCGCTCCTCGACCTCGCGGCGATTCTCCAGTGTCTCCACGAAGACTTTGTTCGCCTCAGCGGCTCCATCacggcgacgacagcggctctcgcagagcccgcggcggcctcgctgccctcgccctcggctcggcgtgcgcggcggccctccagccgcgagcgagatcgcgacgcgcgagagaaaggcaaagaggagaagcggaagaccGGCGGGGAGCCCGTCGTCGCAGGTGCTGAGATCAAGAAGCCGAGAAGCGAGCGGCAgtga
- a CDS encoding putative 60S ribosomal protein L27 (encoded by transcript BESB_073860), whose protein sequence is MERVFSLRTSLLPVSAPSSRAPLFPFARTARRPLRRESPALAPWRWQAVPTEAPLTNPQRRSEPRELQSDAPEPPSPFSGSGGRSFFALSAPRLAKVGPSKGRGPLLAKYASSGFKKGFGAVGLGRHTKKGFFIINPMLVPMFKVPDLSNCNLKCYVAPDAYRVVQQSFSKQKIDDGEDF, encoded by the exons aTGGAACGTGTGTTTTCTCTCCGTACCTCTTTGCTGCCGGtttcggcgccctcctctcgaGCCCCGCTCTTTCCATTCGCGCGGACAGCACGCCGACCACTGCGGAGGGAGTCACCGGCTCTCGCGCCGTGGAGGTGGCAAGCGGTCCCAACTGAGGCTCCACTCACGAacccgcagagacgcagcgagccgagGGAACTGCAAAGCGACGCCCCTGAGCCGCCGAGCCCCTTTTCAGGGTCGGGGGGGCGgtctttcttcgctctctctgcaccCCGACTTGCGAAG GTGGGCCCTTCGAAGGGGCGCGGCCCGCTGCTGGCAAAGTACGCGTCGAGCGGCTTCAAGAAGGGCTTTGGAGCTGTCGGTTTGGGCCGCCACACGAAGAAAG GTTTTTTCATCATCAACCCAATGCTCGTCCCCATGTTCAAAGTCCCCGACCTCTCCAACTGCAAC CTGAAGTGCTACGTCGCCCCCGACGCGTACCGCGTGGTGCAGCAGAGCTTCAGCAAGCAGAAGatcgacgacggcgaagacttTTGA